In one window of Miscanthus floridulus cultivar M001 chromosome 12, ASM1932011v1, whole genome shotgun sequence DNA:
- the LOC136498339 gene encoding uncharacterized protein, which translates to MKAEYASHQLHGPIGIWWTHYLSALPTNAQVTWNEFKAAFRGHHIPPGLMSMKVTEFMRLTQGTKSLNEYLHAFNNLSRYVPKFVNTDAKKIASFKRGLSPKLMKTLANNKSETYNEFVSDALTQENHNNIYAASKSRKRAFEAGASQQRALVVARTQYRPPTPKYRPLQKKSS; encoded by the coding sequence ATGAAGGCTGAATATGCCTCACATCAGTTGCATGGTCCAATAGGCATTTGGTGGACTCATTACCTATCTGCCCTCCCTACTAATGCTCAGGTTACATGGAATGAGTTCAAGGCTGCTTTtagggggcatcatattcccccaggtcttatgagcatgaaggTTACTGAGTTTATGAGGCTTACTCAGGGCACCAAAAGTCTCAATGAGTACTTGCATGCCTTCAATAACCTCTCTAGGTATGTGCCTAAGTTTGTGAATactgatgctaagaagattgcaagtttcaagagaggactaagtccaaagttgatgaagactctagcaaataacaagagtgagacCTACAATGAATTTGTGAGTGATGCGCTCACACAAGAGAATCATAACAATATTTATGCTGCATCCAAGAGCCGTAAGAGGGCCTTTGAAGCTGGTGCATCTCAGCAGAGAGCTCTAGTGgtggcaagaacccaataccGCCCACCTACTCCAAAATACCGGCCACTTCAGAAGAAGTCCAGCTAA